GGTTGCAGACAAAAATACGAAAAAAATAATCGGCTGCCAGATTATTTCAGAAGAAAGAGTCGCAGAAAGAGTGGATGCAATGTCAGTTGCAATTTTCAATGGAATGACTGTTGAAGAATTAGCAAATCAGGAATTCTGTTATGCACCTCCAGTTTCAATGGTAATTGACCCGATAGTTTTCGCTGCAGAAGATACGCTCGATAAATTTTAATTACGATTATCGGCGTCTTAGCCTTTTTTAAACTTTTTTATTGAATTTAAAAACAAAAACTATTATAATCTTTTAAACAATAATTTTTGATTACGACATATCTTATCTAACTTTAACAATTAATAGATTGCCAGGCGATTAAATGTTGATTAGGCCAAGAAGACTTAGAACAAATCAGAAAATCAGAGATATGGTAAGAGAAACAGTTTTAACAAAAAACGATTTAGTAATGCCAATTTTCGTAGATGAAAATTTAAAAGATGACGAAAAAACACCGATTCGATCAATGCCTGGCCAGTTCCGATATGGAATAGATGCCGCAGTCAATGAATGTGTTGAAATTTCAGAATTAGGGGTTCCTGCAGTAATCTTATTTGGAATTCCTGTTGAAAAGGACGAATTTGCAACCTCCGCAATAAATGAACAGGGCGGAGTTCAAAAGGTTATTTCAAAAGTAAAATCTAAACTTGGGGACGATCTTTTGGTAATTGCAGATGTTTGCATGTGTGAATATACTAGCCACGGGCACTGCGGTATCATAAAGGGGGAAGAAATTTTAAACGATGAAACTCTTGAAGTGCTTGGAAACATTGCTTTATCGTATGCAAAAGCAGGCGTTGACATTGTTGCGCCATCTGACATGATGGATGGAAGAGTTTTAAAAATTAGAAATGTTTTGGATCAAAATGGGTTCAAAAACGTTTCAATAATGAGTTATGCTGCAAAATATGCGTCAGCATTTTACGGGCCATTTAGAGATGCTGCAGAAAGCACTCCACAATTTGGGGAT
This Methanococcus maripaludis C5 DNA region includes the following protein-coding sequences:
- the hemB gene encoding porphobilinogen synthase, whose protein sequence is MLIRPRRLRTNQKIRDMVRETVLTKNDLVMPIFVDENLKDDEKTPIRSMPGQFRYGIDAAVNECVEISELGVPAVILFGIPVEKDEFATSAINEQGGVQKVISKVKSKLGDDLLVIADVCMCEYTSHGHCGIIKGEEILNDETLEVLGNIALSYAKAGVDIVAPSDMMDGRVLKIRNVLDQNGFKNVSIMSYAAKYASAFYGPFRDAAESTPQFGDRKSYQMDIGNSKEALKEIGLDINEGADLILVKPALPYLDIVKMAKEVSNIPVGGYCVSGEYSMIEAAAQNGWIDREKAVFETLLGIKRAGADFIITYWAKEVANWL